One window of the Dendropsophus ebraccatus isolate aDenEbr1 chromosome 12, aDenEbr1.pat, whole genome shotgun sequence genome contains the following:
- the LOC138769889 gene encoding uncharacterized protein CXorf65-like, producing MFITVLYGDSEELLFNINCKVQLLLESIKNLCHYENEGDIELADDSGQVKNLLENQQRYASEILGERETLVLLAVTRSPDSPDVIFTPLLNDDSIVNAKFLAKLGNWGDSKVSSRKLKSKKSNRKGTVVISTPPEAVTVKQGPSVRRRPVKP from the exons ACAGTGAAGAGCTGCTTTTTAACATCAACTGTAAGGTCCAGCTCCTTCTGGAAAGTATCAAGAACTTGTGTCACTATGAAAATGAAG GGGATATAGAGCTTGCAGATGACAGTGGACAGGTGAAGAACCTTCTGGAGAACCAGCAGCGCTATGCCAGTGAGATCCTTGGTGAGAGGGAGACCCTTGTCCTTCTGGCTGTGACTA GGTCTCCAGACTCCCCTGATGTCATATTTACCCCATTACTGAATGATGATTCTATTGTGAATGCCAAATTTCTAG cAAAGTTGGGAAATTGGGGAGACTCCAAAGTCTCAAGTCGTAAGCTGAAATCCAAAAAGTCTAATAGGAAAGGCACCGTTGTGATTTCCACTCCCCCTGAAG CAGTGACAGTAAAGCAGGGTCCGTCTGTCCGGAGACGACCAGTGAAACCCTGA